From Thermodesulfovibrionales bacterium:
TTTCCCTACCATAACGTCCCTTTTTTATTGTATGATTGATAAGGTTGTTTTGATCGAGCGGCAGAGAATCCATCCCGACATAAAGGAGTACCATGCTGAAGGCAAAGGACATCATGACAAGCGACGTAATTGCCGTGTCTGAAGAGACCACGGTTGAGGCACTGGGGAGGCTCTTCATCGAAAAGGGGATCAGCGGTGCGCCGGTTGTCGACGACAGGGGTGGCCTAATCGGCGTTATCACGGAGAACGATCTCATCAGCAAAAACAGCAGGCTCCATATCCCGACGATCCTGAGGCTCTTCGATGCCTTTATTCCGTTGGGTACGAGTAAACTCGAGACAGAGATCACGAAGATGGCCGCCTTGACGGTCGGAGAGGCCTGCACGAGAAAAGTCGTCACGATAGGAGAGGAGACTCCCCTTGATGAAGTGGCGACGCTCATGAACGAAAAAAAGATCCATCTCCTGCCTGTCTTACGTCAGGGGAAGGTCGTGGGAATCATTGGCAAGAGAGACCTGATAAGGGGTATTGCTGGTGAGACTTCTCAGTCGGGGACCTGAGGAGACATCTGCTTTCGGATCCAGACTCGGCGGCCTCCTGAAGAAGGGCGACACCGTCTGCCTCTATGGAGAACTCGGCTCCGGCAAAACGACCTTTGTGAAAGGCGTTGCTTCTGCTCTCAAGATTCCTGAAAGGGAGATCACGAGCGCGAGCTTTACCATCATCGCCGAGTACATTGCAACCCTGCGGAACGGCCCGGTTCCCTTTTTCCACATCGACCTCTACAGGATCGAAAATACCCGGGACCTTGATTCTATCGGCATAGAAGAGTATATTGGACGGGACGGCATCGCCGTTGTGGAATGGGCGGAAAGATATGAGGATATCGGCGGCGCCATCTCCGTGACCTTCACCATACTGCGCGGGGACGAACGGGAGATCAAGGTCGAGGGCATACGTGAAGAAGATTGGAATAATTTGTAAGACAGGGAAACCCGAGCCCCTTGAACTGCTTCGGGAGATCCTCCCCTGGCTGAAGGCAAAAGGCGGCGATGCACTGGTCACTACGGAAGTCGCCTCTACACTCGGAATCAGGGGTTATCCTGCTGCCCAGATTCCCGACCTCTCTGAGGTCATCGTCGTCCTTGGCGGTGACGGGACGATGCTCTCCGTGGCGCGGCTTGTCTGCGAGAAGTCTACCCCGATACTCGGAGTGAATCTGGGCGGCCTCGGATTCATAACAGAAGTCCAGAGGGAGGATATCCGCGACGCACTCGAAAGTCTCCTCTCGGACAGCTATACCACTGAAGACCGTCTCATGCTCACCGCAAAGGTCATCAGGAACGACGAAAAGATCGCGGAGTACACCGCCCTCAATGATGTGGTTATCAATAAGGGCGCCCTCGCGAGGATCGTAGACCTCGAGACCTTCATCAACAGGGTCTATGTGAACAAGTTCAAGGCAGACGGTCTCATCGTCGCTACCCCGACCGGTTCCACCGCTTACTGCCTTTCGGCCGGCGGACCGATTCTCTATCCCACCATGGAAAGCATAGTCCTCATCCCCATCTGTCCTCATACGCTCACGAACAGGCCAATCGTCATCCCTGATACCGTCGTTACGGAAATTGTCCTCAGATCACCGTCAGAGGATGTGTTCCTTACCGTAGACGGCCAGGTCGGATTTTCTTTGAAAAGGGATGATACCGTCGTAATAGAAAAGTCGCCCTTCAGAACAAGGCTCGTGATACCCTTCGAAAAGAACTTCTTCGAGATACTGAGGACAAAACTCGGCTGGGGCGAGCGGCCTCCGAAAATTCAGGAGTATCCCGGATGAATTTGGCAAGGGAGCTTAAGACGGTCCTCGAATTTTTCGATGCCCTCGGATTTGACCGGCTGCCCGTATCGGGAAGGGGTAAGCGGGAGTCCGCCGCCACAGGCAAACGCGAACGGGAGATGGCAACCGCCGGATCTTCTGACCTGCGCTCTTCCGAACTCAAGGAAGCGGCTCTCATGGCGCTGCGCGAGGAGATCGGTGATTGCCGGAGGTGCAAGCTTTCAAGGGGGCGCAAGAACATCGTCTTCGGAGAAGGCAGAGCAGACGCCGCCCTCATGTTCATCGGAGAGGGACCGGGGAGGGAGGAGGACCTTCAGGGCAGGCCTTTTGTCGGTGATGCGGGCGTGCTTCTCACGCGGCTCATCGAAAAGATGGGGCTCGGGAGAGAAGATGTATTCATCGCCAACATCGTGAAATGCCGTCCTCCCATGAACAGGGACCCCGAAGGAGACGAGATTACGACCTGTCTGCCCTTTCTCGTGAGGCAGATCGAGATCGTCATGCCTGCGGTCATCGTCTCTCTCGGACGCATTTCCGCGCACACGCTCCTGGAAACCACGATTCCGATAACGAGACTGAGGGGAAAATTCTCTTCCTATAGGGGGATTCCCCTCATGCCGACATTCCATCCCGCCTACCTTTTGCGAAACCCGAAGGATAAATGGCTTGTGTGGGAGGATGCGCTGAAGGTACTCGAGAGGGCAAGAGGGGAGGGTCGATGATGCAGCCGATCTGGGCTCCCTGGAGGATGGAGTATATCCTCTCGAAAAAGGGCCCCGGCTGTATCTTCTGCGAAAAACCGAAAGAGCAGAAGGACAGGGAGAACCTCATCCTCTTGAGAGGTGCTGAGAGTTTTGTCATCATGAACCTCTATCCTTACAACAACGGCCATCTCATGGTAGTGCCCAACCGGCATGTATTCTCCATAACCGAACTGAGAGACGGGGAACTGCTCGAACTCATGAAGATGACACAGAAGGCGGTGACGTGCTTGAGAGAGGCCTTTATGCCCGAGGGCTTCAATATCGGGCTGAACATCGGGAAAGTAGCAGGTGCCGGGATCGAAGAGCATCTCCACTTTCACATAATCCCGAGATGGGTCGGAGACACCCATTTCATGGCAGCCCTCAGCGAGGTGAGGGTCATCCCGGAGCATGTCCTGAGTACCTACGACAGGCTTTTCCCGATTTTCAACAGGGAAGGGGCGAGCCGTTAGATCTGTCATCACCGAACCTGAGACCTGTTTCAGCGTCACCCCCTCAGACCGCCTGCAATAGCCGATACAGTCTTCTTCTACATCGTAGCCATGGCTTGCAAAAGGGCCTAACATGCGATAGAGTTAAGCCATGGATTTTTCCTTTACCGCGGAAGAGGAATCGTTCAGAAGATCTTTAAGGGAGTTCTGCGAGAAGCAGATCGTCCCGAGGGCTCGGGAGATCGATGAAAAAGGAGAGATTCCCCAGGGCGTCCTCGATGATATGGCTTCCTTCGGCCTCCTCGGCATTACCATATCGGACGAATACGGAGGGTCGGGGGCTCATTTTATTACCGCAGCGATAGCGGCTGAGGAGATCGCGCGGGCCGATATCAGCATGGCCCTTCCCGTCTATTATCTCGTGGGAGCCGCCTGGGGTTTTCTCGTCGAGAGGTACGGGAGCGTAAGGGTCAAGGAGGAAATCCTTCCCGATGTGACGAACGGGAAGAAGTTTATCGGTATAGCATCGACCGAAGCGGGGGCCGGCTCGGATATCGCCAATATATCCGCCGTGATGGAAAAGAAGGATGAAAAACTAATAATCAGGGGAACAAAGACATTCATCAGCGGTGTCAGGGAGGCGGTCAAATCAGGAGGCGGGCATGTGACAATCGTCAAGACGGATCCCGAACTCGGACACGGTGGCCTTTCTCTCCTTTATCTTCCGCTGAAGGAGACACAGGGGATAACAACGGGGATCTTCCGGCAGATGGGCAGGGACGGGATATCAACCGGTTTCATAGCCATGAACGGCGTGGAGGTACCGGCCCATTACCTCATCGGTGAATGGAACAAGGGGTTTTACTACGCCATGGAAGGTTTTAACTGTGCCAGGACCCTCGTAGCGGCGGCGTGTATCGGTGCCGCGGAGAAGGTCTTCGAGTCGGGGATCGAACACCTGAAAAAGAGAAGGGCCTTCGGAAAGCTGCTTGCCGGATTCGAAGGCATACAGTTTCAGGTGGCAGACGCTTATACGAGACTTGAATCGGCGAAACTCCTCGTCTATAAGGCTGCGTGGTTGCTTGACCGGATGTACGGCGAAAAGAGATTCGACCATGGTGAGATCAATAAAGCGGTGGCATCAGCGAAGCTTTTCGCTCCGATGGCAGCCTTTGATCTTATCAGGGATGTCCTGACCTGGTACGGCGCGTACGGTTACACGAAGGAAGCCGGGATCGAGAAAGGCCTGCGGGGGGTGGCTTCCTATATCATCGGGGCAGAAGGCGCCCAGAATGTCATGAAGCTCATCATCGGCAGGGAGATCCTCGGAAAAGAATTCGTCTCATAGATACCTCCTTTTCGGTCACGCCGGGACATCACAAAGGTTAAATAAGTTTAATCCCCTTTTCATGGAAAGTTAATCTTCATGAGGTATTGTATAGAGAGTTCGTGTTACATCTCAGGGGGGCTTGAAGATGAAGAACATTCTGGTGATAGACGACAATGAGATGGTTCTCAGCGTCCTTTCGGAGCGGCTCCGCACCTCATCAAAGGACTGGATGGTGTTGACCGCCGAGAACGGAAAGGAAGCCGTCAGGATCATGGAATCGGTACCCGTCGACCTTGTGCTTACGGACCTCCAGATGCCGGTAATGGACGGATATCA
This genomic window contains:
- a CDS encoding CBS domain-containing protein, producing MLKAKDIMTSDVIAVSEETTVEALGRLFIEKGISGAPVVDDRGGLIGVITENDLISKNSRLHIPTILRLFDAFIPLGTSKLETEITKMAALTVGEACTRKVVTIGEETPLDEVATLMNEKKIHLLPVLRQGKVVGIIGKRDLIRGIAGETSQSGT
- the tsaE gene encoding tRNA (adenosine(37)-N6)-threonylcarbamoyltransferase complex ATPase subunit type 1 TsaE translates to MRLLSRGPEETSAFGSRLGGLLKKGDTVCLYGELGSGKTTFVKGVASALKIPEREITSASFTIIAEYIATLRNGPVPFFHIDLYRIENTRDLDSIGIEEYIGRDGIAVVEWAERYEDIGGAISVTFTILRGDEREIKVEGIREEDWNNL
- a CDS encoding NAD(+)/NADH kinase, encoding MKKIGIICKTGKPEPLELLREILPWLKAKGGDALVTTEVASTLGIRGYPAAQIPDLSEVIVVLGGDGTMLSVARLVCEKSTPILGVNLGGLGFITEVQREDIRDALESLLSDSYTTEDRLMLTAKVIRNDEKIAEYTALNDVVINKGALARIVDLETFINRVYVNKFKADGLIVATPTGSTAYCLSAGGPILYPTMESIVLIPICPHTLTNRPIVIPDTVVTEIVLRSPSEDVFLTVDGQVGFSLKRDDTVVIEKSPFRTRLVIPFEKNFFEILRTKLGWGERPPKIQEYPG
- a CDS encoding uracil-DNA glycosylase — translated: MNLARELKTVLEFFDALGFDRLPVSGRGKRESAATGKREREMATAGSSDLRSSELKEAALMALREEIGDCRRCKLSRGRKNIVFGEGRADAALMFIGEGPGREEDLQGRPFVGDAGVLLTRLIEKMGLGREDVFIANIVKCRPPMNRDPEGDEITTCLPFLVRQIEIVMPAVIVSLGRISAHTLLETTIPITRLRGKFSSYRGIPLMPTFHPAYLLRNPKDKWLVWEDALKVLERARGEGR
- a CDS encoding HIT domain-containing protein, which encodes MMQPIWAPWRMEYILSKKGPGCIFCEKPKEQKDRENLILLRGAESFVIMNLYPYNNGHLMVVPNRHVFSITELRDGELLELMKMTQKAVTCLREAFMPEGFNIGLNIGKVAGAGIEEHLHFHIIPRWVGDTHFMAALSEVRVIPEHVLSTYDRLFPIFNREGASR
- a CDS encoding acyl-CoA dehydrogenase, producing the protein MDFSFTAEEESFRRSLREFCEKQIVPRAREIDEKGEIPQGVLDDMASFGLLGITISDEYGGSGAHFITAAIAAEEIARADISMALPVYYLVGAAWGFLVERYGSVRVKEEILPDVTNGKKFIGIASTEAGAGSDIANISAVMEKKDEKLIIRGTKTFISGVREAVKSGGGHVTIVKTDPELGHGGLSLLYLPLKETQGITTGIFRQMGRDGISTGFIAMNGVEVPAHYLIGEWNKGFYYAMEGFNCARTLVAAACIGAAEKVFESGIEHLKKRRAFGKLLAGFEGIQFQVADAYTRLESAKLLVYKAAWLLDRMYGEKRFDHGEINKAVASAKLFAPMAAFDLIRDVLTWYGAYGYTKEAGIEKGLRGVASYIIGAEGAQNVMKLIIGREILGKEFVS
- a CDS encoding response regulator produces the protein MKNILVIDDNEMVLSVLSERLRTSSKDWMVLTAENGKEAVRIMESVPVDLVLTDLQMPVMDGYQFLEYARVNHPFIPIIAMTANYSAEAECRLQSLGITQVMEKPFSMKKLTAKIADNLHDLVHT